ggttagataacattccatcagaatttctaaaatccttgggGGAAGGGAATTacaattcacgttggtatgtagaatgtatgagtcttgcgacataccatcagactatcggaaaaatgtcatccacactgcAAGaattgacaagtgcgataattatcgcacaatcagcctaacagctcatgcatccaagttgcttacaagaataatatacaaatgaataaaaaataaaactgaggatatgttagatgatgaCCAATTTAGTAAAGGTCGATGATAATgatagcaagactaaagaaaaatcaagacacgttcattcgaTTTGTAGACCTGAAATACCGTTCgacggtgtaaaatggtgcaagatgttcgaaattctgagaagaatagggcTAAGGTATAGAGAGAGAcaagtaatatacaatacgtacaagagccaagagcgaataataagagtggatgaccaagaacgaagtgctcggattaaaaagagtgtaagacaggattgtagtctttcgcccctactgttttatctgtacatcgaagaaacaatgatagaagtaaaagaaaggttgagaagtggaattaaaattcatgccaaaaggatatgaatgatacgattcactgataacattactgtcctgattgaaagtgaagaagagttacatggtctcctgaacggaatggacaatctaatgagtacagaatatggattgagagtaaatcgaagaaagacgaaaataatgagaagtagcataagtgAGAATGGTGAGAaactttaacatcaggattgatggtcataaagtagagaaagctaaggaattctgctacccaggtagtaaaataaccaatgacggacagagaaaggaggacatcaaatgcagaccagcaatggcgaaaagggcatccctggccaagagaagtttactagtatcaaacgtaggccttcatttgaggaagaaatttctgagaaaggacagagaaaggaggacatcaaatgcagaccagcaatggcgaaaagggcatccctggccaagagacgtttactagtatcaaacgtaggccttcatttgaggaagaaatttctgagaaagtacgtttgaaatacatcattgtatggcagtgaaacatggactgtgggaaaaccgggacagaagagaatcgaagtatttgagatatggtgttacagaggagtgttgaaaattacttggactgatcaggtaaggaatgaggagtttctgcgcagaatcagagaggaatggaatatgtggaaaacagtcacatggagaagcgacacgatgataggacatctgttaagacaccacggaatgacttccatggtactagaggcagccgtagaggacagaaactgtagatgaagaggttggcacaggagaggaattcgtggcgggacgcagcaaaccagtcagaaaaccgaTGACTCAAAATACAAAAAGGCTTCAGTTTataatggcacttcccctccagcacttaACATTTCCCTTACAACGCCTGcccgtaacccccaccactaccgctttCCCCACGTGTGTCCTATTGTCTACGGATCTACCGGCCACGGCATTCCGTGCGGACTTCTGGTTGTTACTGGCAGTAAGTGTTGAACAACCGCAACAAAATACTCATTGTGTTTGTGATAAGGCACAGGATTCTCCAGTCTAGTGAAATAGTTACATGAAATTTTTGTTGGCGCTGTTTCTTACTGTTTTAAGCAGTTCTGCAAATAGTCCCAAAGTTGTTATGAAGCACAGAAAATTTAAACTCTATATCGCTCTCCTCAACATAGGAAAGTAGGGAGTCCATATAATAATGACTCATTAAACTGGAACGTCAACAAACAATATTTTTCGCAGTGATTAGAACAATATAAACTGCAAATTGTCTGTTTTCAGCatatcagttcaaaaaaatggttcaaatggctctgagcactatgggacttaactgcttaggtcatcagtcccctagaacttagaactacttaaacctaactaacctaaggacagcacacacatccatgcccgaggcaggattcgaacctgcgaccgtagcggtcgcacggttccagactgtagcgcatagaaccgctcggccactccggccggcagcatatCGGTGGGAGTATTGACAGAACACATACGAAAATAACAAGACACAAATTACAGTGAAGTTGTACGAACTACTACATCTATTTATTCCGAAAGAAAGCAATAAAGAAGTTTGAAACAACACGGAGTAGGGGAATTAAGGTGAAGTTACATGCGTGCTATAATTGGAAAATCGGAGTATACAAGCTAATGTTTAGTTTTACAGACGACGTAGTAACTTTTCAAGAAACCGAataaaatttgaaagaaatgttgACTGAATTGGACAATCTATTTAAACATCAAATGTAGTTTGAATGTAAATAAATCATAGTGAAAATTGTGTGTTGGAACGTTTTACTGGAGTTACATATTGAAAAATTAGAGGTGAGAATGCTTATGAGACAGTAATTCTGGGACGAAATATTAAATAGAGATGGAACATAGGACATATGTCAATGGGAAAAGAGGAAGTTGAAAACGTTTTGAATTTGGTGCTGTATAAAATTGTTATGACTCCTGTGGTGAAAAAAAAGAAGTGGAAGGCATCAGGACGCACTGGAGGGGAAGCGGTTCTACAGACAATTTCTACTTGGTTTAGTAATCGGTTTATAGATAGAACAAAAAAAGTAGTAATTTTTCTGCGAATGCACTACACGTGGATAAAATATTCCCTGGCAAAATAGCAACATGTAAAATATATTATCGAGAATGTTGTGGGTAGTATATAAATGGAAATCTGCAAAGATTACTGGACTGCATGCAGAGAAGGAAGACGGGATCCAACTAACTGAAAGAGAGATGAATGTAAATTTCATCCCTTTTATTTTATCGGTTCGTAACTGAAACAGGTAGGTTATGGGTAAAGAATGACTGAAAGAGAGAACATTCTTTATACGAAACCTGACAGAGCTGCTCTTTCCTTTACGGATGTCAAAGTAATCAGTTCTCCAATTTAagagaaaatgttgttttgaatgGGTAACTGATTTCATACCATTTTATTTGAGTTTGTAAATAATACAGTTTCTAACAGTGGTTAGTCACACTTTCACAACGAACTTTGCTGTCGCTGTGTTGCTTTTTCCGAATTAACCTAAGGCGTTTAAAAATCCTCGGTTTCCTTAAtgacttttcaaataataatataGTCCATCAACGGAATCTAATCGCTAAGAATAACAAAACCGATTTGTCCACCGATTTCGTATGTAACTGCGCGTTATACTCAGCGAGTAAAGCGATTAATCACTCAGTGTTGCCCTAACATGCGACAGAAAACCCTCAGACTCACATAGATCACATTAGAGATTAGATCAGATTAATACTGATttcataggtcatgaatacgacacttttcAATGATGTGGATTGAGTCAGTTTAACAAAGAGTTTGTTTAAAGCCATAATTCCAGTTTTTTTCTATTTGCTTACTACTTTGTATTGCACAATTCGTCTGTTGAGTAGGATTAGCcattcagaatttttttatatgtttttaaattatggttggctgtctgtcagacccTTGATGATATTTCGTAagagaccaaagatttttgtgacaacataattcacccatttctgtgccaaagtaTTGAAGATCACCCTTTCTAGTAGTGTTGTAGCTACGCACGTGGcgtttgaactgggatgggttatcaGTAACAAATTTGGCAAGTGGATATATATATTgcaaagctactgtgaatatcagtAGTTCCTTCAGTAAATGTTTACTAGAAGATCTTGGCTGGGTTCCACCTAGAAGCTTTCATGCAATGAATACTTCTTTTTCTTGATGATGAATTACCCCTAAATACGATGCCCTACGAAACCAGTGAATGAAAATAGTCATTTAAGCTCATTTACTTACATTGATGGCCAACATATGCAATAAACCTAATAGCAAGAGGAGCTGAACTCAAAAGTTTCAGCAGATCACCAATGTGTTTCTCCCAATTTAATctttcatcagtgcacacacccaaaATTTTGGAATTTTCTGCCTTAGTTACAGACTTCTGTTCAGACTCTGCACCTATTAGTAATGTTCACTGTACATAACTGTGTATACTGCGTTTTATCAAAAGTttatgagagtccatttgcagagaaccacttaataattttctgcaacaaattatttacaatttcttcagccaattcttgtttgttgggtgtgattactatatttgtGCCATCTGCAAACTGTTCGTATTCTGGATGCGACACGAATGCGTACGACCGTTCCTTGCGAAAACTGTACAACGACTCTCTCTTCGCCTAAAGGCGCATCAACGCTAGCGCTTGAGTATTGCCAAACGAAACCGTAATACAGTGCCTAGTACCGTGCAAAAGACACGTTCAGCTCCGAACGTTACAGAGAACCAGGGGTGGATAAGGGATACGACTGAATACATCATACATCTGTGAAGTTGTAATGACTTCGATACATggtgattccaatcccaaagaaagcaggtgttgacagatgtgaaaattaccgaactatcagtttaataagtcacagctgcaaaatactaacgcgaattctttacagacgaatgggaaaactggtagaagtcgacctcggggaagatcagtttggattgcgtagaaatgttggaacatgtgaggcaatactgaccttgcgacttatcttagaagaaagattaaggaaaggcaaacctacgtttctagcatttctagacttaaagaaagcttttgacaatgttgactggaatactctctttcaaattctaaaggtgtcaggggtaaaatcagggagcgaaaggctatttacaatttgtacagaaaccagatggcagttataagagtagaggggcatgaaagggaagcagcggttggtaagggagtgagacagggttctagcctctccccggtgttattcaatctgtatattgagcaagcagtaaaggaaacaaaagaaaattcggagtaggtactaaaatccatggagaagaaataaaaactttgaggttcgccgatgacattgtaattctgccagagacagcaaaggactaggaagggcagttgaacggaatggacagtgtcttgaaaggaggatataagatgaacatcaacaaaagcaaaacgagaataatggaattagtcgaattaagtcgggtgatgctgagggaattagattaggaaatgagacacttaaagtagtaaaggagttttactgtttggggagcaaaataactcatgatggtcgaagtagagaggatataaaatgtagactggtaatggtaaggaaagcgtttctgaagaagagaaatttgttaacatcgagtatagatttaagtgtcaggaagtcgtttctgaaagtatttgtatggagtgtagccatgtatggaagtgaaacatggacgataaatagtttggacaagaagagaatagaagatttagaaatgtggtgctacagaagaatgctgaagattagatgggtagatcacgtaactaatgaggaggtaacgaatagaattgggtagaaaaggagtttgtggcacaacttgacatgaagaagggaccggttggtaggacatgttctgaggcgtcaagggatcacaaacttagcattggagggcagcgtggagggtaaaaatcgtagagggagaccaatagacgaatacagtaagcggattcagaaggatgtgggttgcagtaagtactgggagatgaagaagcttgcacaggatagagtagcatggagagctgcatcaaatcagtctctggactgaagaccacaacaacaacaacatggtgatcTGGTTAATGACATTCGTTAAGGTAGGATAAATTTTATTTGTTCCCCGTTGCTCACCTCGACTTGACGATTCTTGGTCACAGCACTCAGCGAGGCTTCAGCGATTGCTGTCTGCTCGAATGAAGTCCCCGGACGTAGTACAGGAGCAGGGTAGCCGCTCACGATGGTGGATATCGTGTGTGGCAGCCGAGATCGAGGCAGCAGTGGAGATCGTCCCACAGGCAGAGCGTGCTGCGGCCGCACCCAGCCAAAGCCAGGAGGCGGCGCCACCATGGGGAGGCCAGtggccactgcggctgcggcggcgactAGGAGGAGGACACCACGTGAGCCAACCATAGTGCTGTGTGCCTCTGTGGTAGCGACGTGCGTAGCAGACTGGATGGTCCTGCCACAGTCGGCACCTTATGTACGGCGCGTCCTGACGTCAGCGGGCAAGCCCCCGGCTGCAGTCACTCCATAAACACACCGCAAGCTCCGCCTTCCGAAAACAACGCAACGCTGCACGCGCGAATCCCAAAACGGAGACCAGGCATTTATTTTTATCTCCTGTACGGAATCCTGAGAAATATGTGTGTCTACTTTTCCAACTTCCGAACAGGACTTCACGACTGATGGTGGCACTTACGCTACCAACCTTAACAAATATGTGAAAAGTTAACTATTAGAACATGAGAAACAACACACAGATGATGATGAGCTATTCGTTTACGTTGAAGATTCAAATCTGGCTAAACTGTGCGACGctgcctgccagttgccagctaccaaatGACAGTAAattggtcaaaaaatggttcaaatggctctgagcactgtgggacttaacttctgaggtcatcagtctcctagaacttagaactacttaaacctaaccaacctaaggacatcacacacatccatgcccgaggcaggattcgaacctgcgaccgtagaggtcgcgcggtttcgTTGAAGAGCTAAGCAGTATACTTTCAGATTAATTTTAGTTTCATGTTGCCGAAAATGGAAAGatatacaaaaaaatgtattaatgtaataatgatagtaataataatatctttTTACATCACTGTTTTGTATATTAGTTTAGCGTAACTTCCAGTGAACTGAAATTAATCATTTGAAAATATTCGTCCAAAAATTTGACAAAATTTGCATCGTATACTATTGAATTGTAATAGAATTGTAATAGTATCAAACTCTGACAACATTTTTTATGAAAGTTAACACAATTTCAAATCGAAATGTGCGTCTATCGTTCTTAATATTTCGCATAGTACTACGAGGGTGAACACAGGTCTGAAGTCTGCAGCGTGAAGATGGGAGGGATGCTGTTTCTCTGGCTTTTCCAGCTACGTCCGCGAATTTGtctttctgcatctgcatctacatctacatggatactctgcaaatcacttttaagtacctggcagaggcttcatcgaaccaccttcacaattctctattattccaatctcgtatagggggcggaaagaaggaacacctatatctttctgtacgagctctgatttcccttattttatcgtggtgctcgttcctccctatgtaagtctgtgtcaacaaaacattttcgcattaggaggagaaggttggtgattggaatttcgtgagaagattccgtcgcaacgaaaaacgcctttgttttaattacgtcTAGccgaaatcctatatcatttcagagacactctcccccctatttcgcgataatacgaaacgtgctccccttcttcgaactttctcgatgtaccccgtcagtcctatctgctaaggatcccacgccacgcagcagtattctaaaagaggacggacaacggtagcgtaggcagtctcgttagtagatctgttacatgtcCTGTCCATAAAACGCAGTCTGTCGTCAGCCTCCCCCACAACATGTtatgtgtgttcctttcaatttaagttgttcgtaattgtaattcctaggtatttagttcaatttacggcctttagatttgactgatttatcgtgtaactgatgtTTAATGAATCCTTTCAGTAATTCaggtggatgaccacacacttttcgttattgagggtcaattgccaattttcgcaccattcagatatctttggcaatttgttttgatcttccggtgtctttattagtcgataaacgacagcatcatctgaaaacaacctaagacggctgctcagattgtctcccaaaccgtttatacagataaggaacagcaaagggcctataacactaccctggggaacgctagaaatcacttctgttttactcgatgactttctgtcaattactacgaactctgacctgttaatgtatttctcaatgcagtgtctttccttttcttccttGCCTCACTCAGcttctagtggccgagcggttctaggcgcttcagtctggaaccgcgcgaccgctacgttcgcgggttcgaatcctgcctcgggcatggatgtgtgtgatgtccttaggttagttaggtttaagtggttctaatttctaggagactgatgacctcagaagttgagtcccataatgctcagagacattttgaaccatCAACTTCCTGTGGTTTGCCGAACCTCTGGGCTCACGAATCGtgtcggatttgttgttgacagcatGCAGTGACGGAATGTTCTCCTCGGGCGTTCAGGACGCAAACCCAACCACGTGCGCTAGAAGCTGAGACTTACCCTGTGTTAGACATAAACCGTAATTTTGTAGAATCTCCTGCCATTTTCTAGACTCATAGTTTTAAtactacttttttcttcgaaacttGTAAATTTTCGTATTGAAATACGTAAAAACATAACTACTTTTACTTAAAATTCTTTATTTTGCAGGACGTATGAGTCAGAATAGCTATGGAGATATATGGAGTCTCCTGGGTCGTTTTTTAGCTGAACCGCCACGACATTCACTTTAATCTATTTAATTTAGGGAAACCGCATCTCACCGTCCGGACAGGAATTTTGAGCATCCTTCTTCACTAGTGTGTGTGTCTCGTCTCTTAAGATTTGTGCAACTTGGCTCATTGTTCACATTAGCAACATATTTATTATGTACTACACGATTCCATACGCCCTGTCTCTGAAAAACGGAAATCTCTTGTAACTTATTCGAATAAATTTTGTTTCGTTGCACCTTCTTAAGCTATCGCCTTGCTACAATTACAAACCTTCATGAAACTCTATGTCACTGTCGTCCTCGTCCACTCCTGACATACCAAGCCACAGGAACGTCATTCACGACCAGGGGAAGTTTAGGG
This Schistocerca nitens isolate TAMUIC-IGC-003100 chromosome 1, iqSchNite1.1, whole genome shotgun sequence DNA region includes the following protein-coding sequences:
- the LOC126237493 gene encoding uncharacterized protein LOC126237493; this translates as MVAPPPGFGWVRPQHALPVGRSPLLPRSRLPHTISTIVSGYPAPVLRPGTSFEQTAIAEASLSAVTKNRQVESATTMATTRAAVSPTAATTRQQGLLSFINVPDIPCPEGQRRDPAGNCRDEW